From Rutidosis leptorrhynchoides isolate AG116_Rl617_1_P2 chromosome 3, CSIRO_AGI_Rlap_v1, whole genome shotgun sequence, a single genomic window includes:
- the LOC139902035 gene encoding U-box domain-containing protein 45-like encodes MGKIQQNNLASVVLDHHQSTAGLWSSCRRKIINTMRCGGGGYRHHHHHRHTVQSQVVGKKPECRSDVNEKNNENLKNNDNVKNKKSDKLSELLRMSELYEEEEEAVKKKVENLEELKAVVKRLQCGGNDDVLGGAKDVRKLAKEDSDVRTMLALLGAIPPLVGMLDSEDLDSQIAALYALLNLGIGNDTNKAAIVKAGAVHKMLDLINLPNEGVPNPDVSAAIVANFLGLTALDSNKPIIGSSGAISFLVETLKISTEGKANSQVVQDCLRALYNLSILPSNVLPMIEIDDFVSFLLTTLGDMEVSDRILSILSNVVSTPEGRKALSSFQDSFQILVDVLSWTDSPSCQEQATYILMVMTHKSYRDRQAMIESGVSSSLLELTLLGSTLAQKRASRILEILRIDKGKQVSETFIGTIGSNVSAPLYGSTDSMSMRSADPSKVTEDERMMSDENKAVKHLVQQSLHSNMRRIVKRANLPQDFVPSEHFRSLTSISTSKSLPF; translated from the exons ATGGGAAAAATTCAACAAAACAATCTTGCATCAGTTGTTCTTGACCATCATCAATCCACCGCCGGATTATGGTCATCATGCCGCCGGAAAATCATAAACACGATGCGATGCGGCGGCGGCGGTTAccgtcaccatcaccatcaccgtcACACAGTCCAGTCTCAGGTGGTAGGAAAGAAACCAGAGTGCAGATCTGATGTGAATGAGAAGAATAATGAAAATTtaaagaataatgataatgttaaaaacaaAAAGTCTGACAAGCTGTCGGAGTTATTAAGGATGTCGGAGTTATACGAGGAAGAAGAAGAAGCGGTGAAGAAAAAGGTGGAAAATTTGGAAGAATTGAAAGCGGTGGTGAAGCGGTTGCAGTGCGGTGGAAACGACGACGTTTTGGGTGGCGCGAAAGATGTACGGAAGTTAGCGAAAGAAGATTCAGATGTTAGAACGATGTTAGCGTTGCTCGGAGCAATTCCGCCGTTGGTTGGAATGCTTGATTCTGAAGATCTTGACTCCCAAATTGCTGCTCTTTATGCTCTGCTAAATCTTGGAATCGGAAATGACAC GAACAAAGCTGCAATTGTTAAAGCAGGAGCAGTACACAAGATGCTTGATTTAATAAATTTACCAAATGAAGGTGTTCCTAACCCTGATGTGTCAGCAGCAATTGTTGCTAATTTTCTTGGGTTGACCGCACTTGACTCGAACAAGCCCATTATCGGATCATCAGGAGCCATCTCGTTTTTGGTCGAAACTCTAAAGATCTCGACCGAAGGTAAGGCCAATTCACAAGTTGTTCAAGATTGTTTACGGGCGTTGTACAATCTATCGATCTTGCCCTCGAATGTATTGCCAATGATCGAAATTGATGATTTTGTGTCATTTTTGTTGACCACATTGGGGGATATGGAAGTTAGTGATAGGATCTTGTCAATTTTGAGCAATGTGGTTTCGACTCCTGAAGGACGAAAGGCGTTAAGTAGTTTTCAAGATTCGTTCCAAATCTTGGTGGATGTTTTAAGTTGGACCGATTCGCCAAGTTGTCAAGAACAAGCGACGTACATTTTGATGGTAATGACTCATAAATCGTATAGAGATCGACAAGCCATGATTGAGTCCGGAGTTTCATCTTCCCTTCTTGAATTAACTCTTCTAGGTAGCACTTTAGCACAAAAACGAGCTTCTAGAATTTTAGAAATTTTAAGGATCGATAAAGGGAAACAAGTGTCTGAAACCTTTATAGGAACCATTGGGTCCAATGTTTCCGCGCCCTTATATGGTTCTACGGATTCCATGTCAATGAGATCCGCAGATCCATCTAAGGTTACAGAAGACGAAAGGATGATGAGTGATGAAAACAAAGCGGTTAAGCATTTGGTACAACAAAGTTTGCATAGTAACATGAGAAGGATCGTAAAGAGGGCGAATTTGCCACAAGATTTCGTGCCGTCTGAGCATTTTAGATCACTCACATCTATCTCAACGTCAAAAAGTTTGCCATTCTGA